From Ancylobacter polymorphus, a single genomic window includes:
- a CDS encoding type II restriction endonuclease has protein sequence MSEALLSSVPVPHADLLRELIRRWRDDPGATYRSWFLWDERLKNFRSIRRGLQVVVAEIEAGRFGVAYRGSSLETVVHSIAEQRQIFKGADHAWLWKPKLRIPDIYESPENQRAFGRLLDNCSCCDTAEEVIGHIRAIDQRKIKGLGPAAANLLYFLHPTLIPPFNTAIVNGYNAVSGAKVKLGSWDHFLAMRAGILDLNDCYRDLLSNDLGAIGGFLFDVGSGRYPAPPLDQEGSAARDWLGQLEQARAEASRLDKAVAAQGETDRTHAEIQAWLRDLGLALGHDVWIAANDRGRLHQGVPLGQGCLERLPDAIATSPGADSIRLIDVLWLSKGGGVAAAFEVEHSTSIYSGIVRMLDLALSGGDLHATAGLFLVAPDAREADVRAQLRRPAFSRIADLDFAYLAYGELERNKDAIARFGSDLKAIRAIASPLP, from the coding sequence ATGTCCGAAGCCTTGTTATCGTCTGTTCCGGTACCTCACGCCGACCTGTTGCGCGAGCTGATCCGACGCTGGCGTGATGACCCAGGCGCAACCTACCGCTCGTGGTTCTTGTGGGACGAGCGATTGAAGAACTTCCGCTCGATACGGCGCGGTCTGCAGGTGGTGGTCGCCGAAATCGAAGCAGGCCGTTTCGGCGTCGCCTATCGAGGCTCGTCGCTCGAAACGGTGGTTCATTCGATCGCCGAGCAACGCCAGATATTCAAAGGTGCGGACCATGCCTGGCTGTGGAAGCCGAAGCTGCGCATCCCCGACATCTACGAAAGTCCAGAAAACCAACGCGCGTTCGGACGATTGCTCGACAACTGCTCATGTTGCGACACCGCCGAGGAGGTCATAGGTCACATCCGGGCGATCGATCAGCGCAAGATCAAGGGATTGGGACCTGCCGCCGCCAATCTTCTCTACTTCCTGCATCCGACCCTGATCCCGCCGTTCAACACTGCCATCGTCAATGGCTACAACGCCGTGAGCGGCGCCAAGGTAAAGCTCGGTTCATGGGACCACTTCCTGGCGATGCGCGCCGGTATCCTCGATCTCAACGACTGCTACCGCGACCTTCTATCCAATGACCTAGGCGCGATCGGCGGATTCTTGTTCGACGTCGGCTCGGGGCGTTACCCCGCCCCGCCGCTCGATCAAGAGGGCTCTGCCGCCCGCGACTGGCTGGGCCAGCTGGAGCAGGCGCGCGCTGAGGCAAGCCGCCTCGACAAGGCGGTGGCAGCGCAGGGCGAGACCGATCGCACCCATGCGGAGATTCAGGCATGGTTGCGCGATCTCGGTCTTGCGCTTGGCCATGACGTGTGGATCGCCGCCAACGATCGCGGCCGGCTTCATCAGGGCGTCCCCTTAGGCCAAGGGTGCCTAGAGCGGTTACCGGATGCCATCGCAACTTCGCCCGGCGCGGACTCGATCCGGCTGATCGACGTGCTGTGGCTCTCCAAAGGCGGAGGCGTCGCGGCCGCCTTCGAGGTCGAACACTCGACATCGATCTACTCGGGAATCGTGCGCATGCTTGACTTGGCATTGTCGGGCGGCGACCTGCACGCGACCGCAGGTCTGTTCCTGGTCGCGCCGGACGCGCGCGAGGCAGACGTGCGTGCCCAGCTCCGCCGCCCGGCGTTCAGCCGGATCGCCGATCTGGATTTCGCCTACCTCGCCTATGGCGAGCTTGAGAGGAACAAAGACGCGATCGCCCGCTTCGGGTCAGACCTCAAAGCAATCAGAGCCATAGCGAGTCCGCTTCCTTGA